One Xiphophorus maculatus strain JP 163 A chromosome 10, X_maculatus-5.0-male, whole genome shotgun sequence genomic region harbors:
- the LOC102231102 gene encoding urotensin-2 receptor-like translates to MTTATMEPVGILVERGANATVPPVSSHQDAAATVTIGTILSIMCFVGVSGNIYTLVVMCHSMRTAASMYIYIINLALADLLYLLTIPFVVCTHFLKGWYFGDAGCRILISMDFLTMHASIFTLTIMSTERYFAVLKPLDTVKRSKSYRKAIAVLVWVASLILTLPMIVTIQLTTVGKKAMCLPTLSQQSYKIYISFLFCTSIVAPGLIIGYLYIQLARTYWISQTKSFKQTKKLPNQKVLYLIFTIVLLFWACFLPFWIWQLLSQFCPSLPLSTKVKRNINYLTTCLTYSNSCINPFLYTLLTKNYKEYLRKHKRSWSAGSYFNRRNRFQRSPRRSPSASSQQCTESFMLTHTASLRAHNSSLRE, encoded by the exons ATGACGACGGCGACCATGGAGCCCGTAGGAATCCTGGTGGAAAGGGGCGCCAACGCCACCGTCCCACCCGTGAGCTCTCACCAGGACGCCGCCGCTACCGTCACCATCGGCACCATCCTCTCCATCATGTGCTTCGTCGGCGTCTCGGGGAACATTTACACCCTGGTGGTCATGTGCCACTCCATGAGGACCGCGGCGTCCATGTACATCTACATCATAAACCTAGCTCTGGCAGATCTGCTGTACCTCCTCACCATCCCCTTTGTGGTGTGCACACACTTCCTGAAGGGCTGGTACTTCGGGGATGCGGGCTGTCGGATACTGATCAGCATGGATTTCCTGACCATGCACGCCAGCATTTTCACGCTGACCATCATGAGCACGGAACGATACTTTGCGGTGCTCAAGCCCCTGGACACGGTCAAGCGGTCTAAAAGTTACCGGAAGGCTATCGCAGTGCTGGTCTGGGTAGCCTCTCTAATCCTCACCTTGCCAATGATTGTGACCATTCAGCTTACGACAGTTGGGAAGAAGGCGATGTGCCTGCCCACTTTATCCCAGCAGTCTTACAAGATTTACATCTCTTTTCTGTTCTGCACAAGTATCGTAGCTCCGGGATTGATCATCGGGTATCTCTACATCCAGCTAGCACGAACTTACTGGATATCGCAAACAAAAAGCTTCAAGCAGACCAAGAAACTACCTAATCAGAAG GTGCTGTACCTGATCTTCACCATCGTGCTCCTCTTCTGGGCGTGCTTCTTGCCCTTTTGGATCTGGCAGCTGCTCAGCCAGTTCTGCCCCTCCTTGCCCCTCTCCACCAAAGTCAAACGCAACATCAACTACCTGACCACGTGCCTGACGTACTCCAACAGCTGCATCAACCCGTTCCTCTACACGCTGCTCACCAAGAACTACAAGGAGTACCTGAGGAAGCACAAGAGGTCGTGGTCGGCCGGCAGCTACTTCAACAGACGGAACCGTTTCCAGCGGTCGCCCCGCAGGTCGCCGTCCGCCAGCAGTCAGCAGTGCACCGAGAGCTTCATGCTCACGCACACGGCTTCCCTGCGCGCTCACAACAGCAGCCTGCGCG